One region of Chryseobacterium sp. SORGH_AS_0447 genomic DNA includes:
- a CDS encoding response regulator transcription factor, producing the protein MNQKKILLIDDELDILEILSYNLEKEGYDIYTATNGNEGIDKAKEIIPDLILLDVMMPEKDGIETCQELRKIKELQKTLIVFLSARSEEFSQLAGFQAGANDYIVKLIKPKILISKVNALLQLTSQVSDNAKLIEIGDLIIDKDNFRVSKNGQQFLLPKKEFDLLYLLASNTEKVFKREEILEKVWGNDVIVGERTIDVHIRRLREKLGINTIQTLKGIGYKLIV; encoded by the coding sequence GATGAACTGGATATTTTAGAGATTCTGTCTTACAATTTAGAAAAGGAAGGCTACGACATTTATACAGCCACCAATGGTAATGAAGGTATCGACAAAGCCAAAGAAATTATCCCCGATCTGATCTTACTGGATGTGATGATGCCCGAAAAAGACGGGATCGAAACCTGCCAGGAACTCCGCAAAATCAAAGAGCTTCAGAAAACACTTATCGTTTTCCTTTCCGCAAGAAGCGAGGAATTTTCCCAGTTGGCAGGCTTCCAGGCAGGCGCGAACGATTATATCGTAAAGCTGATTAAACCAAAAATCCTCATTTCCAAAGTAAATGCTTTACTGCAGCTTACTTCCCAGGTATCCGATAATGCCAAATTAATCGAGATCGGAGATCTGATTATTGATAAGGATAATTTCAGAGTATCAAAGAACGGGCAGCAGTTCCTGCTTCCGAAAAAAGAATTCGATCTGTTGTATCTGCTTGCTTCAAATACGGAAAAAGTGTTTAAGAGAGAAGAAATCCTGGAGAAAGTCTGGGGTAATGATGTCATCGTAGGCGAAAGAACCATCGATGTACACATCAGAAGACTGAGAGAGAAACTAGGCATCAATACGATCCAGACATTAAAAGGAATTGGGTATAAACTTATTGTTTAA
- a CDS encoding cell wall metabolism sensor histidine kinase WalK, with product MKFYRLTFVASCLLTLVMFLLVIIFDSLKDIYYNTPFFKIGLFVCLILIFIINYIVLELLFNYYGKKQVRGLSQLLPQEIVHNDNENITIKELGERFSDLNQQKVTELDMLKEMESYRKEYIGNVSHELKTPLFSIQGYVETLRDGGVDNLTIRDKYLERIDKSVERLIAIVTDLDMINRLEAGEINLTVSKFDVNLLIKEIFDLLDLEAEKHNAMMQIQTLQPQIFVEADKQKISQVFINLISNAIHYANRQEAKVVVKTSILKNKVLIEVIDNGMGIKSESLPRIFERFYRVETSRSRREGGSGLGLAIVKHILEAHNENITVESVYLEGTKFSFMLEKSK from the coding sequence TTGAAATTTTACAGGCTTACTTTCGTCGCCTCTTGTCTGTTGACATTGGTGATGTTCCTGTTAGTAATCATTTTCGATTCGCTAAAGGATATCTATTACAACACCCCATTCTTTAAAATCGGGCTTTTCGTCTGCCTCATTCTTATTTTTATCATTAATTATATTGTTTTGGAGCTGCTCTTTAACTATTATGGTAAAAAGCAGGTTCGCGGGCTTTCGCAGCTGTTGCCGCAGGAGATTGTTCATAACGATAATGAGAATATCACCATTAAAGAATTGGGAGAACGGTTTTCAGATCTTAACCAGCAGAAAGTAACCGAGCTCGATATGTTGAAAGAAATGGAGAGCTACCGGAAAGAATACATCGGTAATGTTTCACACGAGCTGAAAACACCTTTATTTTCCATTCAGGGTTATGTGGAAACGCTTCGCGACGGCGGGGTGGATAATCTTACCATCCGCGACAAATACCTGGAGAGGATCGACAAGTCGGTGGAAAGACTAATTGCCATCGTTACCGATCTGGATATGATCAACCGGCTGGAGGCCGGAGAAATTAATCTTACGGTTTCAAAATTTGACGTTAACCTTTTAATTAAAGAAATTTTCGACCTGCTGGATCTTGAAGCCGAAAAGCACAATGCCATGATGCAGATTCAGACTTTGCAGCCACAGATTTTTGTAGAAGCAGACAAACAGAAAATCTCCCAGGTCTTTATCAATCTGATCTCGAATGCCATCCATTACGCCAACAGGCAGGAGGCAAAAGTGGTGGTGAAGACAAGCATCCTTAAAAATAAAGTGCTGATCGAAGTTATCGACAACGGAATGGGCATCAAATCCGAAAGCCTTCCAAGGATTTTCGAAAGGTTCTACCGCGTGGAAACCAGCAGAAGCAGAAGGGAAGGAGGATCCGGATTAGGGCTGGCTATCGTAAAGCATATCCTTGAGGCACACAACGAAAATATTACCGTGGAAAGTGTCTATCTTGAGGGGACAAAATTTAGTTTTATGCTGGAAAAAAGTAAATAA
- a CDS encoding alpha-amylase family glycosyl hydrolase, translating into MKKLILIAVMGMGLVSCATTQKATKDMTDLPKNWKHTTNIYEVNVRQYTKEGTFKAFEKEMPRLKSMGVKTLWFMPITPIAQLNKKGSLGSQYAASDYTSINPEFGTLDDFKHMVNEAHRLGFKVIIDWVANHTGWDHVWTKTHPEFYLKDPDGSFHRASGMDDIIELDYKNQEMRLAMIDAMKYWVKETGIDGFRCDLASWVEVDFWEQARPEVEKLKPLFWLGEYDELENPDYGKVFDASYSWKWMHKSADYYKNNEPLYELTDLLKKYSAIGDNSMRAWFTTNHDENSWNGTEYEKYGVITKPMAVFSATWNGVPLLYSGQELPNMKRLEFFEKDPIQWTNTYQMADFYKTLLDLKSSNPALRGGDPNVTTYLLNTTANDKILAYVRKNGNSEVLVVLNMSKEPVNFTIDDSQAAGSFKNVFDRTKRNFDEGKDFSFKPGDYAVFEK; encoded by the coding sequence ATGAAAAAATTAATTTTAATTGCGGTAATGGGTATGGGACTTGTATCCTGCGCCACCACCCAAAAAGCTACGAAAGACATGACGGATTTACCTAAAAACTGGAAACATACGACGAATATATACGAAGTCAACGTAAGACAATATACCAAGGAAGGAACATTCAAAGCATTTGAAAAAGAAATGCCGAGGCTGAAGTCTATGGGCGTGAAAACCCTTTGGTTCATGCCAATCACGCCGATTGCGCAGCTGAATAAAAAAGGAAGCCTGGGCAGCCAGTACGCTGCATCGGATTATACTTCCATCAATCCGGAATTCGGAACGCTGGATGATTTCAAACACATGGTGAACGAAGCCCACCGTTTAGGCTTTAAAGTGATTATCGACTGGGTGGCCAATCATACGGGCTGGGACCATGTCTGGACCAAGACCCATCCTGAATTTTATCTGAAAGATCCCGATGGCAGTTTTCACCGTGCTTCCGGAATGGACGACATCATCGAACTGGATTATAAAAACCAGGAAATGCGACTGGCGATGATCGATGCCATGAAATACTGGGTAAAAGAGACCGGTATTGATGGTTTCAGATGTGATCTTGCATCCTGGGTGGAAGTGGATTTCTGGGAGCAGGCACGTCCTGAGGTAGAAAAATTAAAGCCGCTGTTCTGGCTGGGAGAATATGATGAACTGGAAAATCCGGACTATGGAAAAGTCTTTGATGCCAGCTATTCGTGGAAATGGATGCATAAATCTGCCGATTACTACAAAAATAATGAACCGCTTTATGAACTGACGGATCTTTTAAAAAAATATTCCGCAATCGGCGACAATTCTATGCGGGCATGGTTTACCACCAACCACGACGAAAATTCATGGAATGGAACCGAATATGAAAAGTATGGTGTAATTACAAAACCGATGGCCGTATTTTCAGCAACATGGAATGGTGTACCGCTGTTATATTCAGGACAGGAATTGCCGAATATGAAACGCCTGGAGTTTTTTGAAAAAGACCCGATCCAATGGACCAACACTTACCAGATGGCAGATTTTTATAAAACCTTATTGGATCTTAAATCTTCCAATCCGGCTTTGAGAGGCGGAGATCCCAACGTTACGACTTATCTTTTAAACACTACCGCCAACGATAAAATCCTGGCGTATGTAAGGAAAAATGGAAATAGTGAAGTGCTGGTGGTCCTGAATATGTCAAAAGAGCCGGTGAATTTTACCATTGACGATTCACAGGCTGCCGGTTCATTTAAAAATGTTTTTGATCGCACCAAAAGAAACTTTGACGAAGGAAAAGACTTCAGTTTCAAGCCCGGCGATTACGCCGTTTTTGAAAAATAA
- a CDS encoding SDR family NAD(P)-dependent oxidoreductase, whose amino-acid sequence MGILDSKVALVTGAGSGIGLAVAELYAKEGAKVIVSDINEEHGNQAVEKIKSKGGEATFIKADTSNAGDVEALVKKTVEVYGKLDIACNNAGIGGEQELTGNYSLDSWRKVLSINLDGVFYGCKYELEQMEKNGGGVIVNMASIHGTVAAPLSSAYTSAKHAVVGLTKNIGAEYGQKNIRCNAVGPAYIDTPLLESASGDMKEALIAKHPMGRLGKPEEVAELVLFLSSDKSSFMTGAYYLVDGGYTAV is encoded by the coding sequence ATGGGAATTCTAGACAGTAAAGTAGCATTGGTGACGGGAGCCGGATCAGGAATCGGATTAGCCGTAGCTGAATTGTATGCAAAGGAAGGCGCGAAAGTCATTGTATCTGATATCAATGAAGAACACGGAAATCAGGCAGTTGAAAAAATCAAGTCTAAAGGAGGCGAGGCGACTTTTATAAAAGCGGATACGTCTAATGCCGGAGATGTTGAAGCCCTTGTTAAGAAAACCGTTGAGGTTTACGGAAAACTGGATATTGCGTGCAACAATGCCGGGATCGGCGGAGAGCAGGAGCTTACGGGAAACTACAGCCTGGACAGCTGGCGAAAAGTCCTGAGTATTAATTTGGATGGCGTTTTCTACGGCTGCAAATACGAGCTGGAGCAGATGGAGAAAAATGGAGGCGGTGTTATCGTCAATATGGCATCCATCCACGGAACGGTGGCAGCCCCACTTTCTTCAGCCTATACTTCGGCAAAACACGCGGTAGTAGGACTCACCAAAAATATCGGTGCGGAATATGGCCAGAAAAATATCCGTTGCAATGCAGTAGGTCCTGCCTATATCGATACTCCGCTTTTGGAAAGTGCCAGCGGTGATATGAAAGAAGCGCTTATTGCCAAACATCCGATGGGAAGATTAGGAAAACCGGAAGAAGTGGCGGAGCTCGTCCTGTTTTTAAGCTCGGATAAATCTTCGTTTATGACAGGAGCATATTATCTTGTAGACGGAGGATATACAGCAGTCTAA
- a CDS encoding LytTR family DNA-binding domain-containing protein gives MKKLTCLIADDEPMALNLMESYVLKTPFLELKYRCSSAIEAMEKLEEDKDIDLFFLDIQMPDLTGLEFSKLLPPRSKVIFTTAFEQYAVDGYKVNALDYLLKPFDYIEFLNAATKARNYFKSLQPAQEKTEKKQEFFFVKSEYRQIKINFSEILFIEGLKDYVKIFMKDQPKPVLTLMSLKKLEEELPSDHFMRVHRSYIIALDKIEAIERNHIVIGDQQIAIAPNYKDSLMEYIRRKSF, from the coding sequence ATGAAAAAACTAACCTGCCTGATTGCCGATGACGAACCTATGGCTCTGAACTTAATGGAAAGTTATGTTCTGAAAACCCCTTTTCTTGAACTTAAATACAGATGCAGCAGTGCGATCGAAGCTATGGAAAAACTTGAAGAGGATAAAGATATCGATCTGTTTTTTCTTGATATCCAAATGCCTGATCTTACGGGACTGGAATTTTCAAAATTACTCCCGCCAAGAAGCAAGGTCATTTTTACAACGGCTTTTGAACAGTATGCAGTTGACGGATATAAAGTGAATGCATTGGATTATCTTCTGAAACCATTCGATTACATTGAGTTTCTGAATGCGGCGACCAAAGCCAGAAATTATTTTAAAAGCCTTCAACCGGCTCAGGAAAAAACTGAAAAAAAACAGGAATTTTTCTTTGTAAAATCTGAATACCGGCAAATTAAAATCAATTTTTCTGAAATTTTATTTATTGAAGGTTTAAAAGATTATGTAAAAATTTTCATGAAAGATCAGCCAAAACCGGTTTTAACTTTGATGAGTTTAAAGAAGCTGGAAGAAGAACTTCCGTCTGATCATTTTATGAGGGTGCACCGTTCGTATATTATTGCCCTTGATAAAATAGAAGCCATTGAACGAAACCATATTGTCATTGGTGATCAGCAAATTGCCATCGCCCCGAATTATAAGGATTCTCTGATGGAATATATCAGAAGGAAAAGTTTCTGA
- a CDS encoding sensor histidine kinase, whose amino-acid sequence MVNLKNKNVEISLHFLIWMVLFFLPAAFSIGSDADWKDLFRHFWLQLIFLAVVFYANYAYLVKHLFENKKLWFFVVNLLLILTLISMKNQISDWLEPRRHPPGDRRPPMALFYFMDTLIYMIPVAFSIAINAGKKIQKAEEMKIEADNIKLQSELQHLKYQLQPHFFFNSLNNIYSLIDFDQEKAKYSMHSLSKLMRHLLYKTDVERINLSEDVEFLNKYIELMSLRLTDNIKVYTNFPKTIPDLKIAPLLFISIVENAFKHGISATQHSDIHFKMEIIEKEIHFTASNSNFPKTDMDKSGSGIGIENLKKRLNLLYPEKHEFYSHLNNGMYIAEIKIITD is encoded by the coding sequence ATGGTTAATTTGAAAAACAAAAACGTTGAGATCAGCCTGCATTTCCTGATCTGGATGGTTTTATTCTTTCTTCCTGCTGCCTTTTCCATAGGCTCGGATGCAGACTGGAAGGATCTTTTTCGCCATTTTTGGCTACAGCTAATTTTTCTTGCGGTTGTTTTTTATGCGAATTATGCTTATCTCGTAAAACATCTTTTTGAGAATAAAAAATTGTGGTTTTTTGTGGTGAATTTGTTATTGATTCTCACGTTAATTTCCATGAAGAATCAGATTTCGGACTGGCTGGAACCTAGAAGGCATCCTCCTGGTGACAGGCGTCCTCCTATGGCCTTGTTCTACTTTATGGACACACTGATCTATATGATCCCGGTTGCTTTCTCTATCGCCATTAATGCCGGAAAGAAGATACAGAAAGCAGAAGAGATGAAGATTGAAGCCGATAATATCAAACTGCAGTCCGAGCTTCAACATCTTAAATATCAGCTTCAGCCGCATTTTTTCTTTAATTCATTAAATAATATTTATTCCCTGATAGATTTCGACCAGGAAAAAGCTAAATACAGCATGCACAGCTTAAGCAAATTGATGCGGCATCTTCTGTATAAAACCGATGTTGAAAGAATAAATCTTTCTGAAGACGTTGAATTTTTAAATAAATATATTGAACTGATGTCTTTGAGACTGACAGATAATATAAAAGTTTATACCAATTTTCCGAAGACCATTCCCGATCTGAAAATTGCTCCGCTGCTTTTTATTTCGATTGTTGAAAATGCTTTCAAACACGGTATTTCGGCAACTCAGCATTCCGATATTCATTTTAAAATGGAAATTATAGAAAAAGAAATTCATTTTACGGCTTCCAATTCCAACTTTCCGAAAACCGATATGGATAAAAGCGGTTCGGGAATCGGGATTGAAAATCTAAAAAAAAGACTGAATCTGCTGTATCCTGAAAAACATGAATTTTATTCGCACCTGAACAACGGAATGTATATTGCGGAAATAAAAATCATAACCGATTGA
- a CDS encoding ABC transporter permease, with the protein MNFSNLLKIAWKAIILNKTRAMLTMLGIIIGVASVIAMLAIGEGSKESIKKNISSMGANLITIRPGAGMMGGVRSDPSAMQTLTLADYKALKKEVKLIKDISPLVNGSGQSIAGSKNWPTSIYGTSPEYLKIRDWGIDQGSMFTDDDVESFGKIVVIGKTVQENLFPNEDPIGKMIRFKNIPFKVIGVLKEKGENTFGQDQDDIIIAPYTAVQKRSLAQTYLQSIVASSISEDKSEAAVDEIKTVMEKQHQSKSSEDNDFNVSSQQEIISMFSSTSEMLTLLLVAIASISLIVGGIGIMNIMYVSVKERTREIGLRMAIGAKDKDILMQFLIESVLISITGGTLGVIIGLMATFGIKYFAGWPVHITLMSIGISFAVCTITGVFFGWYPARKAAQSDPINALRYE; encoded by the coding sequence ATGAATTTTTCAAACTTATTAAAAATAGCCTGGAAAGCCATTATTCTCAATAAAACCAGGGCCATGCTGACCATGCTCGGAATTATTATCGGTGTGGCTTCTGTGATTGCGATGCTGGCTATTGGTGAAGGTTCCAAAGAAAGCATCAAGAAAAATATTTCGAGTATGGGCGCGAATCTCATCACTATTCGTCCCGGAGCTGGAATGATGGGTGGTGTACGTTCAGACCCTTCTGCGATGCAGACCCTGACTTTAGCGGATTACAAGGCGTTAAAAAAAGAAGTTAAATTAATCAAGGATATTTCGCCCTTGGTGAACGGAAGCGGACAAAGTATTGCGGGTTCTAAGAACTGGCCCACGTCTATCTACGGGACCTCTCCGGAATATTTAAAAATCCGTGACTGGGGAATTGATCAAGGTTCAATGTTCACGGATGATGATGTAGAATCTTTCGGAAAAATAGTGGTTATCGGAAAAACTGTCCAGGAAAATCTTTTTCCAAATGAAGATCCGATCGGAAAAATGATCCGTTTTAAGAATATTCCGTTCAAAGTGATCGGAGTTTTAAAGGAAAAGGGTGAAAATACATTCGGACAGGATCAGGACGATATTATTATTGCCCCTTACACGGCTGTCCAGAAAAGGAGTTTAGCGCAAACTTATCTTCAGTCGATCGTCGCTTCATCCATAAGCGAGGATAAATCTGAAGCAGCGGTGGACGAGATTAAAACCGTCATGGAAAAACAGCATCAGTCGAAATCCAGTGAAGATAATGATTTCAACGTTTCTTCTCAGCAGGAAATTATATCCATGTTCAGCTCTACCAGTGAGATGCTGACCCTCTTACTAGTTGCCATCGCCAGCATTTCCCTGATTGTGGGCGGAATCGGAATTATGAATATTATGTATGTTTCGGTGAAAGAAAGAACCCGAGAAATCGGTCTTCGGATGGCGATCGGAGCCAAAGACAAAGATATCCTGATGCAGTTTCTGATAGAATCGGTTCTCATCAGTATCACCGGAGGTACTTTGGGCGTAATCATAGGACTTATGGCCACTTTCGGAATCAAATACTTTGCCGGATGGCCCGTTCATATTACCCTGATGTCTATTGGAATATCATTTGCCGTATGTACGATAACAGGAGTCTTTTTCGGATGGTATCCTGCAAGAAAAGCAGCACAGTCTGACCCTATCAATGCATTGAGGTATGAATAG
- a CDS encoding ABC transporter ATP-binding protein, translating to MKPIIKIENLKREFRMGDEVVHALKGIDLTINEGEFVTIMGTSGSGKSTFLNTLGCLDQPTSGTYELDGVLVKDLNKNQLAEIRNTKIGFIFQSYNLLARTSALENVELPLLYNSAVSSEERRERAVKALRQVGLESRMGHVPSQLSGGQQQRVAIARALVNQPVILLADEATGNLDTRTSYEVMNLFQELNDEGMTIGFVTHEEDIARFSKRTVILRDGLIKEDKMVTNRLLAKAELEKLAKPE from the coding sequence ATGAAACCCATCATCAAAATAGAAAATCTGAAACGTGAATTCCGAATGGGTGACGAGGTTGTTCATGCACTAAAAGGAATCGATCTAACCATTAATGAAGGTGAATTTGTAACCATTATGGGAACCAGCGGTTCGGGTAAGTCTACCTTTCTCAATACCTTGGGATGCCTCGACCAGCCTACTTCCGGAACCTATGAACTGGACGGTGTTCTGGTAAAAGATTTAAACAAGAATCAGCTTGCCGAAATCCGGAATACAAAAATCGGGTTCATCTTTCAGTCGTACAATCTTTTAGCGAGAACAAGCGCACTGGAAAATGTGGAGTTGCCATTGCTTTATAATTCCGCTGTTTCTTCGGAAGAAAGAAGGGAAAGGGCTGTAAAAGCCTTACGGCAGGTAGGCCTGGAAAGCAGGATGGGACATGTCCCGAGCCAGCTTTCAGGTGGCCAGCAGCAGCGGGTGGCCATTGCGAGGGCTCTGGTAAACCAGCCGGTGATTTTACTGGCCGATGAAGCCACGGGAAACCTGGATACCCGAACTTCTTATGAAGTGATGAATCTCTTCCAGGAACTGAATGATGAAGGAATGACCATCGGGTTTGTAACCCACGAAGAAGACATTGCCAGATTCAGCAAACGAACCGTGATTTTGCGGGATGGACTGATCAAAGAAGATAAAATGGTAACCAACAGACTCCTGGCGAAAGCCGAACTGGAAAAATTGGCAAAACCGGAATAA
- a CDS encoding efflux RND transporter periplasmic adaptor subunit, with amino-acid sequence MNPKYKKTFRNSILFLAAVIVIVFAYRFFAKAKDAEINVQTVKLTKQDVTTSVTATGTVEPVDTVQVGTQVSGLIKNIYVDYNSEVKKGQLLAEIDKTNLQESVNDAQAQYNSALNELSYQQQNFNRQNNMFKSGVISRADYEQAAYQVKNAQQSVNQKRTTLAQAKTNLSYANIYAPIDGIILGKEVQEGQTVAASMTTPTLFTIAKDITKMQVQANVDEADIGNVQVGQRVTFTVDAYPETEFKGSVREMRLSPKTSSNVVTYTVLIDADNSEQKLKPGLTATITIFTQELKGTNTVPAAAISFSPDAETLKKYYQKNKITAQIPETKTGNGKEKYVWIKNSDGSLSQKLITVGINDGINVEVKSGLTGSEQIVTALDEQTETVAKSDSGESSPFMPKRPNNNNKKAGSR; translated from the coding sequence ATGAATCCGAAATATAAAAAGACCTTCAGAAACTCTATATTATTTCTGGCAGCTGTGATTGTGATTGTTTTTGCTTATCGCTTTTTTGCAAAAGCCAAAGATGCTGAAATTAATGTGCAGACGGTAAAATTAACGAAACAGGATGTCACGACTTCAGTTACGGCAACAGGAACTGTAGAACCCGTCGACACCGTTCAGGTCGGTACACAGGTTTCCGGACTGATTAAAAATATTTATGTGGATTACAATTCGGAGGTAAAAAAAGGGCAGCTTTTGGCTGAAATCGATAAGACCAATCTTCAGGAATCGGTAAATGATGCTCAGGCGCAATACAATTCGGCTTTGAATGAACTTAGTTACCAGCAGCAGAATTTTAACCGTCAGAACAATATGTTTAAATCCGGGGTGATTAGCCGGGCAGATTACGAACAGGCTGCTTACCAGGTAAAGAATGCACAACAATCGGTTAACCAGAAGCGAACTACGCTGGCCCAGGCAAAAACCAATTTAAGCTATGCGAATATTTATGCGCCGATCGACGGGATTATTTTAGGCAAAGAAGTGCAGGAAGGACAGACCGTCGCCGCGAGCATGACGACGCCTACCCTTTTCACCATCGCAAAAGATATTACGAAAATGCAGGTCCAGGCCAATGTTGACGAAGCAGATATCGGAAATGTTCAGGTGGGCCAGCGTGTGACCTTCACAGTGGATGCCTATCCCGAAACGGAATTTAAAGGATCGGTAAGAGAGATGCGTCTGAGCCCAAAAACATCTTCAAATGTTGTTACCTACACCGTTTTGATTGATGCCGATAATTCAGAACAGAAATTAAAACCGGGATTAACGGCCACCATCACCATTTTCACACAGGAACTGAAAGGAACCAATACGGTTCCGGCAGCGGCCATCAGTTTTAGCCCCGATGCGGAAACATTAAAGAAATATTACCAGAAAAACAAAATTACTGCACAAATTCCGGAAACGAAAACCGGAAACGGCAAAGAAAAATATGTCTGGATCAAAAACAGTGACGGAAGCCTTTCGCAAAAGCTTATTACCGTAGGAATCAATGACGGCATCAACGTAGAAGTAAAAAGCGGGCTGACCGGCAGTGAACAGATCGTAACGGCTTTGGACGAGCAGACGGAAACTGTTGCAAAATCCGATTCGGGAGAAAGCAGCCCTTTCATGCCGAAAAGACCGAATAACAACAATAAAAAAGCAGGTTCCAGATAA
- a CDS encoding TolC family protein, with protein MKNYFTIALFIGILAPAQKVWTLQDCLDYAVKNNITVKKTVLDKKTAQLNYQQQKNNKLPTIYGSSSLGLTNGSSIDPITSSFVNQNILSNSFGLSGNMTIYQGNKLNLQIEQNKMILDQSSLYQQQAENNIILNVLQAYLQSLYYYEGIEIARYTANSSVQELKQTQIKYKNGAISQLELADVETQNAQNQYTVVNNENLYNQQVLKLKQLLELDPSVDFEIEKTSLPNIEETLPDKQQVFAQAAENLPDLKIYDAQNKILNKALEITKSGYKPTLSATAGLNTGFTSTQDYSYMNQIKNNFNKSVGISLNIPIFSKKQNDTNVELAKIDIEQNNLDKISAGKTLYSSIETAWQNAVANQAQQKSSKVARDNAKLSYDLSAKKFEFGGLTTTELAVSRNTYLTNEQTYLQSKYMAVLYTQLLNFYQGKILTTN; from the coding sequence ATGAAAAATTACTTCACTATAGCGCTCTTTATCGGGATCCTGGCTCCTGCTCAAAAAGTATGGACGCTGCAGGATTGTCTTGATTATGCGGTAAAAAACAACATTACGGTAAAGAAAACCGTTCTCGATAAAAAGACGGCTCAGCTGAATTATCAGCAGCAGAAAAATAATAAACTTCCGACCATTTACGGTTCATCTTCATTGGGATTAACCAATGGTTCGAGTATTGACCCGATCACCAGCAGCTTTGTGAATCAGAATATTTTATCGAACAGTTTCGGGTTGAGCGGAAATATGACGATTTACCAGGGAAATAAACTGAATTTACAGATCGAGCAGAATAAAATGATCCTGGATCAGTCTTCCCTGTATCAGCAACAAGCAGAAAACAATATCATCCTGAATGTTCTGCAAGCCTATCTGCAGTCTTTATACTATTATGAAGGAATTGAAATTGCCCGATACACCGCAAATTCTTCAGTACAAGAACTGAAACAAACGCAGATCAAATATAAAAACGGAGCCATTTCACAGCTGGAACTGGCCGATGTGGAAACTCAGAACGCCCAAAACCAATATACCGTTGTCAATAATGAAAATCTGTACAACCAGCAGGTTTTAAAATTAAAACAATTACTGGAACTGGATCCAAGTGTAGATTTTGAAATTGAAAAAACATCGCTTCCCAATATTGAAGAAACCCTTCCCGATAAACAGCAGGTTTTTGCTCAGGCAGCAGAAAATCTTCCCGATCTCAAAATTTATGATGCACAAAATAAGATCCTGAACAAAGCACTGGAAATAACAAAATCCGGTTACAAGCCTACCCTTTCCGCAACGGCAGGATTGAATACCGGGTTTACCAGCACTCAGGACTATTCTTACATGAATCAGATTAAAAATAACTTCAATAAGTCAGTAGGAATTTCGCTTAACATTCCGATTTTCTCGAAAAAACAGAACGACACGAATGTAGAATTAGCGAAAATAGACATCGAGCAAAATAATTTAGACAAGATCAGTGCAGGAAAAACCCTGTATTCAAGCATCGAAACCGCATGGCAAAATGCGGTAGCCAACCAGGCTCAACAGAAATCTTCGAAAGTAGCGCGAGATAATGCCAAACTTTCCTATGACTTATCTGCCAAGAAATTCGAGTTCGGAGGCTTAACGACCACAGAACTTGCGGTAAGCAGAAATACTTATCTGACGAACGAACAGACTTATCTGCAATCGAAATACATGGCAGTTCTGTACACCCAGCTCCTGAATTTTTACCAGGGAAAAATTCTAACCACCAATTAA